A segment of the Actinomycetota bacterium genome:
GCCCCGCCACGGGGGTAGGCGCCCCGCAGCAGCCGCTCCTTCAGCGCCTCTTCGACATCCCGGGCCGACAGCATCACGAGGCGACGCTCCCGGCGTCGCGCACGGCCGGGAACTCGGCGTCGAACAGCCCCGGCTCCAGGCCGCCGAGGTAGCCGAGGGCCTCCTCCAGCTCGAGCACGTCGCAGTACTTCTGGTGGAGGTCGAACAGGTTGACCTTGTGGGTCAGCTCGCCCCGGTCCCAGACGCACGGCTCGGGGATGCCGACCCGGAAGTTGTAGGAGATCGCGTCCACCGCCGAGGCCCGCACGCAGCCCGAGGTGGTGGTCCCGCACAGCAGCAGGGTGTCGGCCCGCAGGGCGACCAGGTAGCTGACCAGCGGGGTGCCGAAGAACGCCGACGGCTTCTTCTTCTCCACCAGCAGGTCGCCCGGCCGGGGCGCGATCTCGGCCACGACCTCGTTGCCGAGGTGGCCCTGGACGTCGGTGTCGTCGCCGGCGCGCCAGTTCTTGAGGTTCCAGACCCCGAGGTCGAAGCCGTCGGGGCGGCGCGGGTTGGTGGTGTAGAGGACCGGGAGGCGCAGCGCCCGGGCCCGCTCCAGGACCCGGCCGATGGCGGCCACGCCCTGCCAGCCGCGCTCCCCGCAGGAGTAGCGCCAGCGCTTGATGGACTCGAGGATCGGCTCGGGCCGGTCGCCGACGAAGTTGTAGTTGGCGTCGATCACCAGCAGCACGGGCCGTCGGCCGAGCCCCGACGGCCGGCCCCATCCGGCGGCCTCGAACACCTTGCGGTCGGTGTCTGGAAGGACGTCGTCCCAGACCGCCATGTGCGGTTGCCTCCTTGCCTGTCAGACACCGGGCCGGATGCCGGCCAGGGTGGCGTCGGGCCCGGTGCGGACCAGCCGGTCCTTGGGTTCCTTGGGGACGTCGGGCCGGACGGCCCGGGGCAGGTAGCGGCCGCTGG
Coding sequences within it:
- a CDS encoding isochorismatase family protein — encoded protein: MAVWDDVLPDTDRKVFEAAGWGRPSGLGRRPVLLVIDANYNFVGDRPEPILESIKRWRYSCGERGWQGVAAIGRVLERARALRLPVLYTTNPRRPDGFDLGVWNLKNWRAGDDTDVQGHLGNEVVAEIAPRPGDLLVEKKKPSAFFGTPLVSYLVALRADTLLLCGTTTSGCVRASAVDAISYNFRVGIPEPCVWDRGELTHKVNLFDLHQKYCDVLELEEALGYLGGLEPGLFDAEFPAVRDAGSVAS